One part of the Malus sylvestris chromosome 2, drMalSylv7.2, whole genome shotgun sequence genome encodes these proteins:
- the LOC126611394 gene encoding LOW QUALITY PROTEIN: galactomannan galactosyltransferase 1-like (The sequence of the model RefSeq protein was modified relative to this genomic sequence to represent the inferred CDS: deleted 2 bases in 2 codons): MHSTLPPLSNPSAKHIQRTRIEAVETLHRWTQNDTVNNPALSHFPFPMLSPELPQMSKPYARARPSSWVADGLLFFGGAFIALLLLLTLWTFVTPSSIPNFNRTVAPPPTAAEPDQCADDADLRRDPRNRTFYDDREVRYTLGQPVRDWDEKRRQWLLHHPSLASGAGERILMVTGSQPSACKNPIGDHLLLRFFKNKVDYCRIHGHEIFYNNALLHPRMGNYWAKLPVIRAAMVAHPEAEWIWWVDSDALFTDMEFKLPLDRYKNHNLIVHGWTHLVMETHSWTGLNAGVFLIRNSQWAMDFLEVWASMGPQTPEYEKWGETLRSTFKDKAFPESDDQTGLAYLIYREKEKWGDKIYLESEYYFEGYWAEIVGTLDKIEARYDEIERGEEDNAVRLRRRHAEKVSEQYGAYREEYLREAGYGKGSWRRPFVTHFTGCQPCSGMHNEMYSGESCWDGMRKALNFADNQVLRKYGYVHPSAGESAATPVPFDYPAEF, translated from the exons ATGCACTCTACACTCCCCCCACTT TCAAACCCTTCTGCTAAACATATCCAGAGGACCAGAATAGAAGCTGTA GAAACCCTTCATCGATGGACGCAAAACGACACCGTTAACAACCCAGCCCTGTCGCATTTTCCATTTCCAATGCTCTCCCCTGAGTTGCCTCAAATGTCGAAACCCTATGCCAGAGCAAGGCCGTCTTCCTGGGTCGCCGACGGACTGCTTTTCTTCGGCGGCGCATTTATcgctcttctcctcctcctcactCTCTGGACTTTCGTAACCCCTTCTTCCATCCCCAATTTCAACCGCACGGTCGCTCCGCCGCCAACCGCTGCTGAACCCGATCAATGCGCCGACGACGCTGACCTCCGCCGGGACCCCCGGAACCGGACCTTCTACGATGACCGGGAGGTCCGGTACACGCTCGGACAGCCGGTTCGGGACTGGGACGAGAAGCGGCGGCAGTGGCTGCTGCACCACCCGTCGTTGGCGTCGGGAGCGGGGGAAAGGATTCTGATGGTGACGGGATCCCAGCCGTCCGCGTGTAAAAATCCTATCGGCGATCATCTCCTCCTGAGATTCTTCAAGAACAAGGTGGACTACTGTAGAATCCACGGCCACGAAATCTTCTACAACAACGCGTTGCTGCACCCGCGGATGGGGAACTACTGGGCCAAGCTCCCCGTAATCCGGGCCGCCATGGTGGCCCACCCGGAGGCCGAGTGGATCTGGTGGGTCGACTCGGACGCGTTGTTCACCGATATGGAGTTCAAGCTCCCGCTGGACCGGTACAAAAACCACAACCTCATCGTCCACGGGTGGACGCACCTGGTAATGGAGACGCACAGCTGGACCGGGCTCAATGCTGGGGTGTTCTTAATCCGGAACTCCCAGTGGGCCATGGATTTCCTCGAGGTGTGGGCCAGCATGGGCCCGCAGACGCCGGAGTACGAGAAGTGGGGGGAGACCCTCCGGTCAACGTTCAAGGACAAGGCGTTCCCGGAGTCGGACGATCAGACGGGCCTGGCTTACTTGATCTACAGGGAGAAGGAGAAATGGGGGGACAAGATTTATCTGGAGAGCGAGTATTATTTCGAAGGGTACTGGGCGGAGATCGTGGGGACGCTGGATAAGATCGAGGCCAGGTACGACGAGATAGAGAGAGGGGAGGAGGACAATGCGGTGCGTTTGAGGAGGAGGCACGCGGAAAAGGTGAGCGAACAGTACGGTGCGTATAGGGAGGAGTACTTGCGTGAGGCGGGGTACGGGAAGGGGAGCTGGAGGCGGCCGTTCGTCACGCACTTTACGGGATGCCAGCCGTGCAGCGGAATGCACAACGAGATGTATTCCGGGGAGTCGTGCTGGGACGGGATGCGGAAGGCGTTGAATTTCGCGGATAACCAGGTGCTGCGTAAATATGGGTACGTGCACCCGAGCGCGGGGGAGAGTGCTGCCACTCCGGTGCCGTTTGATTACCCGGCCGAGTTTTGA
- the LOC126610880 gene encoding glycosyltransferase 6-like encodes MAKPTHQSRPCTDGFSFLAGLFIALFSVWFFWCFIAMYHHKPNFGFLPFPIPGSGYATHDPNPQPDPIDTTFYDDPELSYFIESPVRNWDQKRRVWLDLHPSLASGSRNQVLLVTGSQPSKCKNPIGDHLLLRLFKNKVDYCRLHGHEIFYNNAHLHPKMDSYWAKLPVIRAAMLAHPEAEWIWWIDSDAVFTDMEFRVPLGRYENHNLVVHGWPNMVYGDKDNKSWTGLNAGVLLIRNCQWSMDLIDEWASIGPQTSDFENWGRILTSVFKDKPFPLPDDQSALIYLLFTDEERWGKKTYLEWEYYLEAYWIGVVGKYDNFTESYAETERNDSGLRRKHAEKVNEWYGAKKETYLKGRVRRPFVTHFTGCQPCSGEHNPQYTGDSCWDEMNRALNFADNQVLRNYGFVHLDLSSSTVSVML; translated from the coding sequence ATGGCGAAACCCACCCACCAATCCCGACCCTGCACCGACGGGTTTTCCTTCCTCGCTGGCCTATTCATCGCCCTTTTCTCCGTCTGGTTCTTCTGGTGCTTCATCGCCATGTACCATCACAAACCCAATTTCGGATTCCTCCCTTTTCCTATACCCGGCTCGGGATACGCCACCCACGACCCGAATCCACAACCCGACCCGATCGACACTACATTCTACGACGACCCGGAACTGAGCTACTTCATAGAAAGCCCGGTCAGGAACTGGGACCAGAAGCGGCGCGTTTGGCTGGACCTACATCCGTCGCTCGCTTCCGGGTCGCGGAACCAGGTCCTCCTCGTCACCGGATCGCAGCCGTCCAAGTGTAAGAACCCGATTGGCGATCATCTTCTTCTGAGGCTGTTCAAGAACAAGGTGGACTACTGTCGTTTACATGGACACGAGATTTTCTACAACAACGCGCACTTGCATCCCAAGATGGACTCCTATTGGGCCAAGCTTCCGGTTATTCGGGCCGCGATGCTGGCCCACCCGGAAGCCGAATGGATCTGGTGGATAGATTCAGATGCGGTTTTTACGGACATGGAATTTAGGGTTCCGTTGGGCCGGTATGAAAATCACAACCTTGTAGTCCACGGTTGGCCCAATATGGTTTATGGGGACAAAGATAATAAAAGTTGGACCGGGCTTAATGCCGGGGTGTTGTTAATTCGAAATTGTCAATGGTCCATGGACTTAATTGATGAATGGGCCTCGATCGGCCCACAGACCTCGGATTTTGAAAACTGGGGCCGAATATTGACATCGGTATTCAAGGACAAGCCGTTCCCACTCCCAGACGATCAATCCGCTCTGATTTACTTGCTCTTCACGGATGAGGAGAGGTGGGGGAAAAAGACTTATTTGGAGTGGGAGTACTACTTGGAAGCTTATTGGATAGGGGTAGTGGGGAAGTACGATAACTTCACCGAGAGTTACGCCGAGACGGAGCGAAACGACAGCGGTTTGAGAAGGAAACATGCGGAGAAAGTGAACGAGTGGTACGGTGCGAAAAAAGAGACGTATCTTAAGGGGCGCGTGAGGAGACCGTTTGTGACGCATTTTACCGGGTGTCAACCGTGCAGCGGAGAGCACAATCCACAGTATACCGGGGATTCGTGTTGGGACGAGATGAATAGGGCTTTGAATTTCGCGGATAATCAAGTACTTCGAAATTATGGTTTTGTGCACCTTGATTTGAGTTCGTCAACTGTTTCTGTTATGTTGTaa